One genomic window of Bremerella sp. JC817 includes the following:
- a CDS encoding DUF368 domain-containing protein produces MKLLKIDAIRHFLCGIAMGAADAVPGISGGTVALVLGIYRRLVDAVSQVNVDAVKQLRGRQWKTLATRFDIWFLLCLLAGIACGLLTFVVLLHELIGEADHPATTRPFVYAVFYGAIVASGYLVAKMVQPKGTGHMVLCICLAIGGAAFAWWLTGLPALKAFDSAPNPIVSFLLGAIAICAMILPGISGSFLLLVFGAYHYFSGVPKALLKGHLVWEDLVAFSVFALGCLVGLLSFSKLLRWMLHHHEAVTLSLMGGFMMGALRKLWPWQVDNVPSPYAAEVPICIGLMFAAAVVVVVVDYLARPNVEEQI; encoded by the coding sequence ATGAAACTGTTGAAAATCGATGCGATCAGGCACTTCCTTTGCGGGATTGCTATGGGAGCGGCCGATGCCGTCCCAGGCATCTCTGGGGGAACCGTCGCGTTGGTGCTGGGGATTTATCGCCGCCTGGTCGACGCGGTGAGTCAGGTCAACGTTGACGCCGTCAAGCAATTGCGAGGCCGGCAATGGAAAACGCTGGCTACCCGGTTTGATATCTGGTTCCTGCTTTGCTTGCTGGCAGGAATTGCCTGCGGCTTGCTGACGTTTGTGGTTCTGCTGCACGAACTTATTGGGGAAGCCGATCATCCCGCCACGACGCGTCCGTTCGTGTATGCCGTGTTCTATGGAGCGATCGTCGCTTCTGGCTACCTGGTGGCGAAGATGGTCCAGCCTAAGGGCACTGGTCACATGGTCCTCTGCATCTGTCTGGCAATCGGTGGAGCGGCCTTTGCCTGGTGGCTGACTGGGCTGCCGGCGCTGAAAGCCTTCGACTCCGCACCCAACCCGATCGTTTCGTTTTTGCTGGGGGCGATTGCGATCTGTGCGATGATCTTGCCAGGGATCAGTGGCTCGTTCCTGCTGCTAGTCTTTGGAGCCTATCATTACTTTAGCGGCGTTCCGAAAGCGCTTCTGAAAGGGCACCTGGTGTGGGAAGACCTCGTTGCGTTCAGCGTGTTTGCGTTGGGGTGTCTCGTAGGACTTCTGTCGTTCAGCAAGCTTCTGCGATGGATGCTTCATCACCATGAAGCGGTCACGCTCTCACTGATGGGCGGTTTTATGATGGGAGCCCTTCGCAAGTTGTGGCCATGGCAGGTCGACAACGTCCCGTCTCCCTACGCAGCCGAGGTGCCGATCTGCATTGGATTGATGTTCGCAGCGGCAGTGGTTGTGGTCGTTGTCGACTATCTGGCACGCCCGAATGTCGAAGAGCAGATCTAG